The segment AGAAACTTAAAGATAGCTCAGTTGAGAAGTCTCTGTCGATGTCTTGAATTTTCTTACGGAGGTACAAAGGACAACCTACTTAGGAATATATTTCTACACTTTGACACGGTAAACGATACCAGGGATGCTGCAGGACTTGCAGCTATGAAGGATTTGCTCAGGAGAATTGAAGAGAACCAACCTTTAGTCACGTATAATGAGGTGCATAAATTCTATAGTAGTAGAGGTAAGTCTCGACCTCGAACCCCGTCCGCCTCCTCTGCTGAAGGTTTGCACTCACAGGATTCACACCCAGTGAGAGATCACgatatcaatttcattgatAACCCATTCTTCAGATTAATAAGGAAAATTCATGTTTCACCACAAGTGTGTCTTCCAAAAAAAGGTAAAAATGATTGTTGTATTGACTTTGTCTTTGATGTAGCCGAGCATaaattattgaagaaagaggACCCAAATTTGAGGATATATTTAATTTGTGGCAGAAAAATGACTGATACTCGAGTATCTGATGATGTAGAGATAGAGTGGCCCCTACCTCATGACCTTTATGTGAATGACCAGAAAATAGATACTAAATACAAAGGTCTTCGGCACAAACCAGGAACAGCAAAGTCAGTTGACCTTACAGAATTGCTACTTGTACCTCCTAAATTGAATAAGATACGCATAAACTACGAAGACCACGAGGAGACGTACTACGTTTATTTATACTTTGTGAGGCTAATCCCTTTTGAAACCGTTATCGAGAATATCAAGGCACAACCCAAAATCCACAAAAATCACACTATTGCCAGCATCaaaaaaaacacaaaagatCTGCATTTGGAGGGCATTGAAATAGAGGATATAATATTGTCTTTGAGAGATCATTACACTTACACCAAAATTGAGATCCCTgttaaaacaataaactGCGATCACCttcaatgttttgatttgagaATTTGCATGACTCAACAGTATGAGTCTCCAACTTGGCAGTGTCCACATTGTAGGTCACGATTTGAGGTTTCAGATTTGGCAATTTGCGAGTATTTTGAGGAAATCCTtaataatttgaatgtGGAAGTGGACTTTGTGAAAATAGCGAAGGATGGGAAATGGAGCCCTTGTATCGAAAAGAAGGAGCCAAGACCAGACGTGAAGTTGGAAAGGCTAGTTTCAGGGGTAAAAAGAGAGCCTGATGTTATAGTCAATTTGATGGGAGATGTGGCCGTCAGTCTGAGTGATGACGAGAATGATATTGAAGTGCTTTTGAGTGATGCTAGAATCACGAGAGTCGAGGATTCAACTCCATCCAATGGTCATAAAGAGGTACGAACTACTATTACTGCCGGTGCTTTGAATGAGGCTTTGGGCATAAGTTCTTCAAATAATTATGAGGAAGTTCAATCCGAAGAAAATACAAACCCCGGTACGAATAATGATGAGCGCATAACCCACGATATCGCAGCCctttcaaccaattctAGCTTAGTTACTCCTAGCTTAGCATCTATTTACACAAGTCCTCGTGGTGACCAAGTACTGACGCAGTTTCAACGACAACAATTACAAAGTCAACACGAACAAAGTGTCCAGCCACAGCAATTAGAACAAGTGCATACTGAACAACAGCAATTACGTCAAcatcaattacaacaacaacagctaCAACTGCAGCAATCacaacaagaaattcatcaacaacacaGCGAACAACAACAGGTGCCACAACATATATCTGCTCAAACAGTTAATGGTGCAGTCTTGTATGGGCCAATAATAACACGGCGTTTGTCAACATTGAGCCGAAAAGCCCCAAATGAGACCCTAAACACTCAACAAATTGGCACTCAATCCCATCCCCATTCACAATTTGTACAACGTGATTATGCTCCATACCACGCTACACTGGTACCAGAGACCCCGTTTTTTGCACCATCACCTCAACATGTTACTCAGGAGATCCATGCACGTGGTGAAACAAACTGTGTGCTATCCCCTAGGAACAACTCTTTACAACAACTTCAGGAACAATGCCGCGCTGCATTAATATCCCAGAGCACAACACTGCCCAACCCAGGGGAAACTACGGACGTACTTGACGgtaatatttcaaattactCTCAAGCTCCAATTTCCAGTAGGATGATGCAGCAAAAGCTAAACCGACAACAATACAACTCTCAAAGTATCATTTCTCGAAATATGCTTACCCCAGGGCAGCGTAATATGcaacaaaatatcaaattgttggCATTGCAACAAGAGAAACAACTGCTGCCAGTACAGCAAAGGTCATCGACACAATCAGCTCTGCAGCAACTGGTCTTTACCCAGAAATCTCCGCGCCAGCTGCAATCGCATCCATTATTACAAACCCAGTCACTTATGCATCACACATTACACCAAAAGCGAACATCAGTACAATATTTGTCACCGCAGACTCCCAGTCTGGAAGCACAGCCCCAATGCAACCTCAATCAAGATCGTGTGTTTCATCAGTCACAAGGTTTGAATGCACAACAATCGTTTCAAAACAGGATTGAGGAGCCAATAAAAACTCCAGCTTTAGCTTCAAACAGCTCAGGATTAATTAGAGGCTATACAGCAACAAATCCAGAAGTGCTGTCAACACAAGTTACCAGTGAGACTACTGTCAGATCGTCGAGAACGACCGCTAGAAACTCTACTATTAAACTGGACAATGCTAACCACACTAACGAGCCTaagaatcaacaaaatgcGGAGcaaaatttgcaaaacacCGGTGAAAATAATGACGCGGATAGTTTTTTACAAAATACAGGCTTCCAACCTCAAAATTTTACTTCTTCATTGCAGCTGCCGCGTCagtttttatcaaatgagcCGTTACTAGAAAGACAAGCAGCCGGACAGACAGAGCCACAAGCAGCACATGATTgtgaacaaattgattccCAACATTCTTTTAATACATCCGTAGAAGGAGTTGCTTTTGCACAGATTGAACGAATTTTGGtgcaatttgaaagtgatACTCAACAGAcacttcaacaaattaagCTTGAATGTGCTTCAGATCCTtttcaaaaggaaaaagtACTGAGGCATTATGTGAACTTCAGAGAGATAGAGAAGCAAAAggttattgatgaatttatgaaaaattattttgacATTGTCGGTGACACACTAAACTTAAATGTAATAAATGGAAAAGGAAGTGGTGTATCATTTAATCACACTGCCCTATTACAGAGCGGAAATCAAATGCATGAAGTTAGATATGAGGACGGGAAATCTCCGGGCCCAACGCTtgattcttcaacattgcAACAGAGGCTGCTGTTGTCTGATCGATATCCTCAAACCATAGATCGTCCAGCGCCTGTGCTGACTATTTCTGCTCACACCAAACTAACACGTTTGCATTCACTCTCAGACCGAAATGGAATTAAAACTAGAGCCAGGGCGTCACAACTGAGATCTCCACACGCAGCTAATGTTTTTAAAGAGACAATTCCAGCTGATCCGTCTCGCACATTGGTAAATTCCCCGGTATCCAACCCTCATGGACATCATTCGATCTCGGGCTTTTTACCGCAAACTAAACTACAATCTTCATTGAATAACAATTATAGTCTAGTCACGCAGACCTTGTCCCCTGACTCCGTAACAGAGCCTAATCAACTTAAAAAAGGTCATTTCAAGATTGGTGAATCATTTTTCGATGATTCCAAAACTTTGGATTATGTTATCCCAGCCAATGATATGAAAGAAAATTCGACTGTACCTCAAAAGGATGGTGAAAATTTGGGACTACAACAAATCATTGTGGATACAACTTCTCAGTCAAAGGGAGGAAGGTTAGAGTCTGATCTCAAACAAACCAGATCGATATTTGGGGAGATGGAGACTTCGCCCaccaagaaacaaaaattgatggagATTTTAAAGTGTGAGTTAGATAAGGGCGAATTGATTAATAAGTTTCAAGTATTTCAAGATTATACACTAGAACCCGCAGATATGAAGCGAATAGAAAGGGTGTGGGTTCAAGggttgaaagaaaaagagaaaaggaTCGATCAGATCGTGTCTTCAGGTAGTTCAAAAGACCCCATAGTTCTCGATAGTGACACCGAATAGATCAAGCATTTAAGTACCTGATGTATGTGAATATCGAACTCGTAATATCTTAATTATCTCTATTATATCAATCACAATGGACTTGGTCCTAGATAATCCTCCTTAATACTCCCAATCGCATATATCTCGTTAACATCTGTTCTTGTCCCTACAATCTTCAACCTAACCTTTGATCCCTTTTCTATATTTTCATCAGGACTGGAATAAGCTGGTGGATTGGCGGACGGATTGAACTTCATATCTGAAGGTATTAGATGGGTACTAACAAAGACTGACAATGGTCCCACATCTGCAAAGAATCCCATTTTGTTCACTGTTGTTACAACACCATCGACGACTTCTCCCTTGAATGGTTTCCAAACAACAGCCCGGTATTTCACTTCGAATTCGGCCATTCCAGTTGTGGGAATTATTCTTCCTTTACCAACATCAATATTCATAGAATCTAGCACACAAACAATGTATCCAAACTGGCCTGTGCATGTACCCTCGACATCACTTAATAGTTTATCTCTTAAAAATTGGTCCATTTGTGGACCGAAATATGAAGGGTGCAACGTTAGGTTTAGTGataaatctttcaaaaaaaacatGTTGGACTAGACTCTATAGGGTATATTTATACATATAATACAAAATAGATTGTGATGGATTTCTATATTCTCTTGATGTTGCGTTGTTGTTGGCGTCTCCAACCACGATGATGGTGAAAATTTCGACTTTTTCGTTCAGAGagattttggttttttgtTCACGActtggaagaaaaaatttcaccaaaagACTTCACCAAAAGATTATCAACACCCCAAATGTCTCAAAGGATTGGTAATGCTGTACTGGCACTCACTCGAGTGTGGCACCatgttgatgttgcagCAGACTCGAGGACTCTTGGTAGACTAGCTTCGCAAATTGCTATCACGCTACAAGGTAAACATAAACCTACATATACCCCTAATAGAGATCATGGGGACTACGTTGTAGTTACAAATTGTGCTCATTTGAAGATCACAGGTAACAAACTAAAAGATAAGACTTACTGGCATCACACTTCACGTCCGGGAACGTTGAACTTGATTCCTATGGAAAGAATGATTGCAAATAAAGGGTACGGagagattttgaaaagagcTGTCAAAGGAATGATACCTAAAAATAAACATAGATTGGTGAGGATGGACAGATTGAAAGTGTTTGATGGAGATGAGCATCCATACAAAGAGAATCTAATAGCATTTGCCGATGAAATGAGGGAAGTTAGAGCCAAGATGGCCAAGTTGGAAGAGAATGAAACAAAGAGAGCCGAACTTAGGAAAAAGTATTTAGCTCATCAAGTATAGATCTTgtaaatatatattttttaaCTATACACGAATGCTGGCTCCTGAACTTTCAGTATACAACCTTGGGGTTATATTCATTGCCATAAGCtcttgaaacaacaacttaGCAGCATAGGGTATATGAATTTGGTAAATGTTTGTCTTGTTTTTACAAGAACGACACtcaaattgattctttttcaaattggcaATAACTGTCATTAATCCACAACTACCACATACATGCACTCTGAATGCATCTGATGCTTCCATCAACCTCTCTTTAAGGAAACCTGCGGCACCATGAGCGATCATACAATCTCTCTCCATTTCTCCAAAACGCAAACCACCATCTCTAGATCTACCTTCAACTGGCTGTCTAGTCAAGACTTGAACAGGACCTCTTGCTCTTGCATGGATCTTGTCGTCAACCATATGTCTCAATCTTTGGTAGTAAGTAGGTCCGAAAAAGACTTGCGCCATAAGTTTCTTACCGGTGTGACCATTGTACATGACTTCAAAACCCCTCGATTGATAGCCATGCTCTCGCAACAATTTGGAGATGGCCTCTGCAGTAACATCTGTGAATGGAGATGCATCACCTTCAAGACCAGATAGTGATGACACCTTCGACAACAAACATTCAATTAAATGCGCAACCGTCATACGTGATGGTATCGCATGTGGATTGATGATTAAATCAGGAACAATACCTTCCGCTGTGAAAGGCATATCTTCATGTCTATAAGTAACACCAATGGTACCTTTTTGACCATGTCTAGATGCAAATTTGTCACCAATCTGGGGcacttttgttgttctCATTCTTACCTTAACAAATTTAGCACCATCACCATTGGTAGTCAACAAAACTTGATCAACGATACCTGACTCGGTACTTCTCAATGGTGTAGAAGCGTCTCTTTTGGTGTGATATTGTGTTCTTTGACCCAATTCTTCGGTATCTGGTGGGATTGGCGTTGTTTTACCTATGATGATATCTTCTCCACTGACTCTGACACCAGGGGCAATCaaaccatcatcatccaatttctcaTAAGTGCCATGCTTCAATCGCAAAGTATCGGACCTTGAaggtttttcaaaagtctCTAACGCCTTCATTCCTTGACGTTTTTCCAAGTCCATATATGATCTAAAAAACAATGACCGGAATAACCCTCTATCAATGGATGATTGATTCATAATCATAGAATCTTCTTGATTGTAACCTGAATAACAGGCAATGGCAACAATGGCATTTTGACCAGCTGGTAACTCACGGAACTTCAAATGTTCCATGGCTCTGGTGGTGGCTAGTGGTTTTTGAGGGTAGTACAAAATGTTTGCCATAGTATCCATTCTAACAGCATAGTTAGTCAAGAACACACCCATGGCTTGTTTACCCATCGCAGATTGATATGTATTACGTGGAGATTGATTGTGGTCGGGGAATGGGATGATAGACGCGGCAACCCctaaaatcattgaaggATGGATTTCACAATGTGTGAATGTGTGCGTATTACTACTACCTGTTGGTTTAATTCTCTTTGCCGGGTCTAGTTCTTGCTCCTCCATTTGTAAATCTTGTTGCTGAGTCTCGGTAAGGTTACTCTTCGACGCTTCTAGATCGTCCGGTGTCATGGCAATCATAATagtttcctcttcttcggcatcaacatattcaacaataccTTCCCTCACTAATGATGACCAAGTGTATGTAGGCTCGTCATCTAAACCATCGTATGAAGattccaacaattgattgacaTGTTCCTTTcgtaatttcaaatcacctTTAGTCTCAGAATCTGGATTATCATCAACGATAAATAACGGACGGTAAACTCTACCAGCGTCGGTGAAAATTTTAAGTTCTTTTTCTCTAATATCTCTAATAATGGATACCTCGGGTGAAATATCTCCATTTCTTCTGAGGTCACGCATGTAATCAACCAATGATGCTGGCTCTCTATGCACACCCACCCAAACACCATTTACAAACACTCTAGTTGCATCAGGTGAATTTGACGGGACATAATCTTCTAATGGTTCCAACCCCCAATCTCTCAAGAATGACAGAATTGGTTCTGATGGGGTACCAACAGAAATACACGACATCAAAGACAAGTTTTTTACTAAACCACACGCTTGACCTTCAGGAGTTTCTGCGGGACACACCAATCCCCAATGAGTATTGTGCAATTGTCTTGGCTTGGCAATTTTACCATCTCTTCCAATAGGTGTATTTGTTCTTCTTAAATGTGACAAGGTGGATGAGTAGGTGTAACGGTTCAACACTTGTGAAACACCAGCTCTTGAACTCATAGCCTTTTTCTGCTCACCCCAGTTACCAGTAGCTAATGAATATCGCAACCCATCGGTTATGGTCTGCGACTTGACGGCCAAGGTTAAGTTAAACTCcttgtcattttcaacacATCTTTGCATATAGTTGTAGATATCTTTCGtcaactttttgaacaagataCGGAATAAATTGGCTAATAAAGGTCCTGCTAAATCTAGCCTCTTTTTACCAAAATGATCTCTGTCGTCTGGTTCTTTTCTCTCCAATGCACAAAGCAACAACCTGTTGACCATATAACCAAGGAAAAATGCCTTTCTCGTTTCAAATCCTTCTTCTTGGGTTATGTTGGGCAACAACTCCTTCTGTAAGATATCTTTGGCATATTGTATACGTTTCTCTCTCCTTATACCCAAAACACCTCTTCTACCAATGAAATCAAGGGCCACTTCACGTTCCTGAATCACGAAACCTTCTTCAACGCAAGGTTTCAACATTTCTAACATTTGCCAATCATTGGCATCATAACATATGTGTTCCAAAATATCACCATCGGGAACAACACCAAGTGCTCTAAACACAATCACAATAGGTATATCTTCTTTAATGTATGGCAATGTTGCTCTGATTGTTCTTGCTGACAGACTCTTTTCATCACGTCCGTATAGTTTAATTTGCATAGACGAGATCAATCTTGACCCCTTTTCGATAGCTGATCTGATTTCTGCGACGTGGGAAATTGGAGATGGCGCCGCTTTTTTAAACACTTGCACAATGTTTGCTGCACTTCTCTCTTGAGCGATCAAGACCTTCTCTGAACCATTGATAACAAAGTAACCCCCCATATCATACGGGCATTCCTTCAATTCGTACATTTCGTGCTCACCCAAGTCCCTTAACATACAGAACTTTGATCTCACCATGATGGGTACTTTTCCCATGTACACTTTACTATCGCTATCTTCTCCCTGAACTATCTGCTCTTTCCACTCAAGTTCGTTATCTTTTCTATTATTGTCATCAGATTCAAAAACCTTCTTTGACATATCAACATATAATGGAGCCGAGTAAGTAAGGTTACGAAGTCTAGCTTCTTGTGGAAACATGAGATGGGTAGTACCATCACCTTCAGTTTGACTCGGTTTG is part of the Candida orthopsilosis Co 90-125, chromosome 2 draft sequence genome and harbors:
- a CDS encoding Siz1 SUMO/Smt3 ligase, whose amino-acid sequence is MPIYLRFSHEEFKLISRRIRNLKIAQLRSLCRCLEFSYGGTKDNLLRNIFLHFDTVNDTRDAAGLAAMKDLLRRIEENQPLVTYNEVHKFYSSRGKSRPRTPSASSAEGLHSQDSHPVRDHDINFIDNPFFRLIRKIHVSPQVCLPKKGKNDCCIDFVFDVAEHKLLKKEDPNLRIYLICGRKMTDTRVSDDVEIEWPLPHDLYVNDQKIDTKYKGLRHKPGTAKSVDLTELLLVPPKLNKIRINYEDHEETYYVYLYFVRLIPFETVIENIKAQPKIHKNHTIASIKKNTKDSHLEGIEIEDIILSLRDHYTYTKIEIPVKTINCDHLQCFDLRICMTQQYESPTWQCPHCRSRFEVSDLAICEYFEEILNNLNVEVDFVKIAKDGKWSPCIEKKEPRPDVKLERLVSGVKREPDVIVNLMGDVAVSSSDDENDIEVLLSDARITRVEDSTPSNGHKEVRTTITAGALNEALGISSSNNYEEVQSEENTNPGTNNDERITHDIAALSTNSSLVTPSLASIYTSPRGDQVSTQFQRQQLQSQHEQSVQPQQLEQVHTEQQQLRQHQLQQQQLQSQQSQQEIHQQHSEQQQVPQHISAQTVNGAVLYGPIITRRLSTLSRKAPNETLNTQQIGTQSHPHSQFVQRDYAPYHATSVPETPFFAPSPQHVTQEIHARGETNCVLSPRNNSLQQLQEQCRAALISQSTTSPNPGETTDVLDGNISNYSQAPISSRMMQQKLNRQQYNSQSIISRNMLTPGQRNMQQNIKLLALQQEKQSSPVQQRSSTQSASQQSVFTQKSPRQSQSHPLLQTQSLMHHTLHQKRTSVQYLSPQTPSSEAQPQCNLNQDRVFHQSQGLNAQQSFQNRIEEPIKTPALASNSSGLIRGYTATNPEVSSTQVTSETTVRSSRTTARNSTIKSDNANHTNEPKNQQNAEQNLQNTGENNDADSFLQNTGFQPQNFTSSLQSPRQFLSNEPLLERQAAGQTEPQAAHDCEQIDSQHSFNTSVEGVAFAQIERILVQFESDTQQTLQQIKLECASDPFQKEKVSRHYVNFREIEKQKVIDEFMKNYFDIVGDTLNLNVINGKGSGVSFNHTALLQSGNQMHEVRYEDGKSPGPTLDSSTLQQRSSLSDRYPQTIDRPAPVSTISAHTKLTRLHSLSDRNGIKTRARASQSRSPHAANVFKETIPADPSRTLVNSPVSNPHGHHSISGFLPQTKLQSSLNNNYSLVTQTLSPDSVTEPNQLKKGHFKIGESFFDDSKTLDYVIPANDMKENSTVPQKDGENLGLQQIIVDTTSQSKGGRLESDLKQTRSIFGEMETSPTKKQKLMEILKCELDKGELINKFQVFQDYTLEPADMKRIERVWVQGLKEKEKRIDQIVSSGSSKDPIVLDSDTE
- a CDS encoding Rpb7 protein (similar to C. parapsilosis CPAR2_109340 and C. albicans RPB7 similar to S. cerevisiae Rpb7p, essential subunit of RNA Polymerase II); this encodes MFFLKDLSLNLTLHPSYFGPQMDQFLRDKLLSDVEGTCTGQFGYIVCVLDSMNIDVGKGRIIPTTGMAEFEVKYRAVVWKPFKGEVVDGVVTTVNKMGFFADVGPLSVFVSTHLIPSDMKFNPSANPPAYSSPDENIEKGSKVRLKIVGTRTDVNEIYAIGSIKEDYLGPSPL
- a CDS encoding Mrpl23 protein (S. cerevisiae homolog MRPL23 is structural constituent of mitochondrial large ribosomal subunit), with product MSQRIGNAVSALTRVWHHVDVAADSRTLGRLASQIAITLQGKHKPTYTPNRDHGDYVVVTNCAHLKITGNKLKDKTYWHHTSRPGTLNLIPMERMIANKGYGEILKRAVKGMIPKNKHRLVRMDRLKVFDGDEHPYKENLIAFADEMREVRAKMAKLEENETKRAELRKKYLAHQV
- a CDS encoding RNA polymerase II subunit B150, yielding MSEEQYDPYMYDDSQSITPEDCWTVITSFFQEKGLVSQQLDSFDEFIESTIQELIWEDSHLILDQPAQHTSDKDNKNKRYEITFGKMYISKPSQTEGDGTTHLMFPQEARLRNLTYSAPLYVDMSKKVFESDDNNRKDNELEWKEQIVQGEDSDSKVYMGKVPIMVRSKFCMLRDLGEHEMYELKECPYDMGGYFVINGSEKVLIAQERSAANIVQVFKKAAPSPISHVAEIRSAIEKGSRLISSMQIKLYGRDEKSSSARTIRATLPYIKEDIPIVIVFRALGVVPDGDILEHICYDANDWQMLEMLKPCVEEGFVIQEREVALDFIGRRGVLGIRREKRIQYAKDILQKELLPNITQEEGFETRKAFFLGYMVNRLLLCALERKEPDDRDHFGKKRLDLAGPLLANLFRILFKKLTKDIYNYMQRCVENDKEFNLTLAVKSQTITDGLRYSLATGNWGEQKKAMSSRAGVSQVLNRYTYSSTLSHLRRTNTPIGRDGKIAKPRQLHNTHWGLVCPAETPEGQACGLVKNLSLMSCISVGTPSEPISSFLRDWGLEPLEDYVPSNSPDATRVFVNGVWVGVHREPASLVDYMRDLRRNGDISPEVSIIRDIREKELKIFTDAGRVYRPLFIVDDNPDSETKGDLKLRKEHVNQLLESSYDGLDDEPTYTWSSLVREGIVEYVDAEEEETIMIAMTPDDLEASKSNLTETQQQDLQMEEQELDPAKRIKPTGSSNTHTFTHCEIHPSMILGVAASIIPFPDHNQSPRNTYQSAMGKQAMGVFLTNYAVRMDTMANILYYPQKPLATTRAMEHLKFRELPAGQNAIVAIACYSGYNQEDSMIMNQSSIDRGLFRSLFFRSYMDLEKRQGMKALETFEKPSRSDTLRLKHGTYEKLDDDGLIAPGVRVSGEDIIIGKTTPIPPDTEELGQRTQYHTKRDASTPLRSTESGIVDQVLLTTNGDGAKFVKVRMRTTKVPQIGDKFASRHGQKGTIGVTYRHEDMPFTAEGIVPDLIINPHAIPSRMTVAHLIECLLSKVSSLSGLEGDASPFTDVTAEAISKLLREHGYQSRGFEVMYNGHTGKKLMAQVFFGPTYYQRLRHMVDDKIHARARGPVQVLTRQPVEGRSRDGGLRFGEMERDCMIAHGAAGFLKERLMEASDAFRVHVCGSCGLMTVIANLKKNQFECRSCKNKTNIYQIHIPYAAKLLFQELMAMNITPRLYTESSGASIRV